The Equus caballus isolate H_3958 breed thoroughbred chromosome 12, TB-T2T, whole genome shotgun sequence genome contains a region encoding:
- the MYRF gene encoding myelin regulatory factor isoform X17, which produces MRDLYMKAEPPMPPYAAMGQGLVPTDLHHTQQSQMLHQLLQQHGAELPTHPSKKRKHSESPPNTLNAQMLNGMIKQEPGTVTALPPHPTRAPSPPWPPQGPLSPGPGSLPLSIARVQTPPWHPPGAPSPGLLQDNDSLSGSYLDPNYQSIKWQPHQQNKWATLYDANYKELPMLTYRVDADKGFNFSVGDDAFVCQKKNHFQVTVYIGMLGEPKYVKTPEGLKPLDCFYLKLHGVKLEALNQSINIEQSQSDRSKRPFNPVTVNLPPEQVTKVTVGRLHFSETTANNMRKKGKPNPDQRYFMLVVALQAHAQNQNYTLAAQISERIIVRASNPGQFESDSDVLWQRAQVPDTVFHHGRVGINTDRPDEALVVHGNVKVMGSLMHPSDLRAKEHVQEVDTMEQLKRISRMRLVHYRYKPEFAASAGIEATAAPETGVIAQEVKEILPEAVKDTGDVVFANGKTIENFLVVNKERIFMENVGAVKELCKLTDNLETRIDELERWSHKLAKLRRLDSLKSTGSSGAFSHAGSQFSRAGSVPHKKRPPKVASKSSSVVPDQACISQRFLQGTIIALVVVMAFSVVSMSTLYVLSLRTEEDLVETDGSSQSFGTTQLRQSPVTTGLPGTQPSLLLVTAGLVSSAPGPAIRTVDLCFSRPCPVVCCSSSTPSPTPAPSLGPSSNPSHGLSPSPSPSTNRSGPSQMALLPVTNIRAKSWGLSANGIGHFKHSKSLEPVASPAVPFPGGQGKAKNSPSLGLHGRARRGAPQPGLSPVQPTQARDQPDPVPSLTSIQVLENSMPITSLYCAPGNACRPGNFTYHIPISSSTPLHLSLTLQMNSSSPVSVVLCRLMSKEEPCEEGGFLQSLHTHQDTQGTSHQWPVTILSFREFTYHFRVALLGQANCSAEALARPATDYYFHFYRLCD; this is translated from the exons ATG CGGGACCTGTACATGAAGGCCGAGCCCCCGATGCCCCCCTATGCCGCCATGGGGCAGGGACTGGTGCCCACCGACCTCCATCACACCCAGCAGTCCCAGATGCTGCACCAGCTGCTGCAGCAACATGGAGCTGA GCTCCCCACACACCCCTCCAAGAAGAGGAAGCACTCCGAATCACCCCCCAACACCCTCAACGCCCAGATGCTGAATGGAATGATCAAACAGGAGCCTGGGACCGTGACAGCCCTGCCCCCGCACCCCACTCGAGCCCCATCCCCACCTTGGCCTCCCCAGGGCCCGCTCTCCCCCGGCCCCGGCTCCTTGCCCCTCAGCATCGCCCGGGTCCAGACGCCGCCTTGGCACCCACCAGGTGCACCCTCACCAG GTCTCCTGCAGGACAATGATAGTCTCAGTGGCTCCTACCTGGACCCCAACTACCAGTCCATCAAGTGGCAGCCGCATCAGCAGAACAAGTGGGCGACACTGTACGACGCGAACTACAAAGAGCT gcccatGCTCACCTACCGCGTGGATGCCGACAAGGGCTTCAACTTTTCGGTGGGCGATGATGCCTTCGTGTGCCAGAAGAAGAACCACTTCCAGGTGACGGTGTACATCGGCATGCTGGGCGAGCCCAAGTACGTCAAGACGCCCGAAGGCCTCAAGCCCCTTGATTGCTTCTACCTGAAGTTGCACGGAGTGAAG CTGGAGGCCCTGAACCAGTCCATCAACATCGAGCAGTCCCAGTCAGACCGAAGCAAGCGCCCCTTCAACCCCGTCAC GGTCAATCTGCCCCCTGAGCAGGTCACGAAGGTGACCGTGGGGCGGTTGCACTTCAGCGAGACCACCGCCAACAACATGCGCAAGAAGGGCAAGCCCAACCCTGACCAGAG GTACTTCATGCTGGTGGTGGCCCTCCAGGCCCACGCACAGAACCAGAACTACACGCTGGCTGCCCAGATCTCGGAGCGCATCATCGTGCGG GCCTCCAATCCAGGCCAGTTTGAGAGTGACAGCGACGTGCTGTGGCAGCGGGCGCAAGTGCCCGACACCGTCTTCCACCATGGCCGTGTGGGCATCAACACGGACCGGCCAGACGAGGCGCTGGTCGTGCACGGCAACGTCAAGGTCATGGGCTCGCTCATGCACCCCTCAGACCTGCGGGCGAAGGAGCACGTGCAGGAG GTGGACACCATGGAGCAGCTGAAGAGGATCTCGCGCATGCGCCTGGTGCACTACAGATACAAGCCGGAGTTTGCCGCCAGCGCTGGCATCGAGGCGACCGCGGCGCCCGAGACGG GTGTGATCGCCCAGGAGGTGAAGGAGATCCTGCCTGAGGCCGTGAAGGACACTGGAGACGTAGTCTTTGCCAATGGGAAAACTATAGAGAACTTCCTGGTGGTGAACAAG GAGCGCATCTTCATGGAGAACGTGGGTGCTGTGAAGGAGCTGTGCAAGCTGACTGACAACCTGGAGACGCGCATTGATGAGCTGGAGCGCTGGAGCCACAAGCTGGCCAAACTGCGGCGACTTGATAGTCTCAAGTCCACTGGCAGCTCAGGCGCCTTCAG CCATGCAGGGAGCCAGTTCAGCCGGGCGGGCAGCGTCCCCCACAAGAAGAGGCCCCCCAAGGTGGCCAGCAAG TCATCGTCTGTGGTCCCAGACCAGGCCTGCATCAGCCAGCGCTTCCTGCAGGGAACCATCATTGCCCTGGTGGTGGTCATGGCCTTCAG CGTGGTGTCCATGTCCACACTGTACGTGCTGAGCCTGCGTACTGAGGAGGACCTGGTAGAAACTGATGG GTCCAGCCAGAGCTTTGGGACCACTCAGCTCCGACAGTCCCCTGTGACCACTGGGCTGCCAGGCACACAGCCCTCTTTGCTGCTGG TTACCGCCGGCCTGGTCAGCTCAGCTCCGGGTCCAGCCATACGCACTGTGGACCTGTGCTTCAGCCGCCCCTGCCCGGTCGTCTGCTGCTCCTCGTCCACCCCCAGCCCTACTCCTGCCCCTAGTCTTGGCCCCAGCTCTAACCCCAGTCACGGTCTCAGCCCCAGTCCCAGCCCCTCCACCAACCGCTCAG GCCCCAGCCAGATGGCCCTGCTGCCAGTCACCAACATCAGAGCCAAGTCCTGGGGCCTGTCAGCCAATGGCATTGGCCACTTCAAGCATTCAAAGAGCTTGGAGCCTGTGGCTAGCCCTGCAGTCCCCTTCCCTGGGGGGCAGGGCAAAGCCAAGAACAGCCCCAGCCTCGGTCTCCATGGCCGGGCCCGCCGAGGAGCCCCCCAGCCTGGCCTGAGCCCTGTTCAGCCCACTCAGGCCCGGGACCAGCCAG ACCCAGTGCCCTCCCTGACCTCCATCCAGGTGCTGGAGAATTCGATGCCCATCACCTCCCTGTACTGCGCCCCAGGGAATGCCTGCAG GCCTGGCAACTTCACCTACCACATCCCCATCAGCAGCAGCACCCCGCTGCACCTCAGCCTGACCCTGCAGATGAA CTCCTCATCTCCCGTGTCCGTCGTGCTGTGCCGCCTCATGTCAAAGGAGGAGCCGTGTGAGGAGGGGGGCTTTCTGCAGAGCCTTCACACCCACCAGGACACCCAG ggCACTTCCCACCAGTGGCCAGTAACTATCCTGTCCTTCCGTGAATTCACCTACCACTTCCGCGTGGCACTGCTG GGTCAGGCCAACTGCAGCGCGGAGGCTCTGGCCCGGCCAGCCACAGACTACTACTTCCACTTCTACCGCCTGTGTGACTGA
- the MYRF gene encoding myelin regulatory factor isoform X16 — translation MRDLYMKAEPPMPPYAAMGQGLVPTDLHHTQQSQMLHQLLQQHGAELPTHPSKKRKHSESPPNTLNAQMLNGMIKQEPGTVTALPPHPTRAPSPPWPPQGPLSPGPGSLPLSIARVQTPPWHPPGAPSPGLLQDNDSLSGSYLDPNYQSIKWQPHQQNKWATLYDANYKELPMLTYRVDADKGFNFSVGDDAFVCQKKNHFQVTVYIGMLGEPKYVKTPEGLKPLDCFYLKLHGVKLEALNQSINIEQSQSDRSKRPFNPVTVNLPPEQVTKVTVGRLHFSETTANNMRKKGKPNPDQRYFMLVVALQAHAQNQNYTLAAQISERIIVRASNPGQFESDSDVLWQRAQVPDTVFHHGRVGINTDRPDEALVVHGNVKVMGSLMHPSDLRAKEHVQEVDTMEQLKRISRMRLVHYRYKPEFAASAGIEATAAPETGVIAQEVKEILPEAVKDTGDVVFANGKTIENFLVVNKERIFMENVGAVKELCKLTDNLETRIDELERWSHKLAKLRRLDSLKSTGSSGAFSHAGSQFSRAGSVPHKKRPPKVASKSSSVVPDQACISQRFLQGTIIALVVVMAFSVVSMSTLYVLSLRTEEDLVETDGSFAVSTSCLLALLRPQHPGGSEALCPWSSQSFGTTQLRQSPVTTGLPGTQPSLLLVTAGLVSSAPGPAIRTVDLCFSRPCPVVCCSSSTPSPTPAPSLGPSSNPSHGLSPSPSPSTNRSGPSQMALLPVTNIRAKSWGLSANGIGHFKHSKSLEPVASPAVPFPGGQGKAKNSPSLGLHGRARRGAPQPGLSPVQPTQARDQPDPVPSLTSIQVLENSMPITSLYCAPGNACRPGNFTYHIPISSSTPLHLSLTLQMNSSSPVSVVLCRLMSKEEPCEEGGFLQSLHTHQDTQGTSHQWPVTILSFREFTYHFRVALLGQANCSAEALARPATDYYFHFYRLCD, via the exons ATG CGGGACCTGTACATGAAGGCCGAGCCCCCGATGCCCCCCTATGCCGCCATGGGGCAGGGACTGGTGCCCACCGACCTCCATCACACCCAGCAGTCCCAGATGCTGCACCAGCTGCTGCAGCAACATGGAGCTGA GCTCCCCACACACCCCTCCAAGAAGAGGAAGCACTCCGAATCACCCCCCAACACCCTCAACGCCCAGATGCTGAATGGAATGATCAAACAGGAGCCTGGGACCGTGACAGCCCTGCCCCCGCACCCCACTCGAGCCCCATCCCCACCTTGGCCTCCCCAGGGCCCGCTCTCCCCCGGCCCCGGCTCCTTGCCCCTCAGCATCGCCCGGGTCCAGACGCCGCCTTGGCACCCACCAGGTGCACCCTCACCAG GTCTCCTGCAGGACAATGATAGTCTCAGTGGCTCCTACCTGGACCCCAACTACCAGTCCATCAAGTGGCAGCCGCATCAGCAGAACAAGTGGGCGACACTGTACGACGCGAACTACAAAGAGCT gcccatGCTCACCTACCGCGTGGATGCCGACAAGGGCTTCAACTTTTCGGTGGGCGATGATGCCTTCGTGTGCCAGAAGAAGAACCACTTCCAGGTGACGGTGTACATCGGCATGCTGGGCGAGCCCAAGTACGTCAAGACGCCCGAAGGCCTCAAGCCCCTTGATTGCTTCTACCTGAAGTTGCACGGAGTGAAG CTGGAGGCCCTGAACCAGTCCATCAACATCGAGCAGTCCCAGTCAGACCGAAGCAAGCGCCCCTTCAACCCCGTCAC GGTCAATCTGCCCCCTGAGCAGGTCACGAAGGTGACCGTGGGGCGGTTGCACTTCAGCGAGACCACCGCCAACAACATGCGCAAGAAGGGCAAGCCCAACCCTGACCAGAG GTACTTCATGCTGGTGGTGGCCCTCCAGGCCCACGCACAGAACCAGAACTACACGCTGGCTGCCCAGATCTCGGAGCGCATCATCGTGCGG GCCTCCAATCCAGGCCAGTTTGAGAGTGACAGCGACGTGCTGTGGCAGCGGGCGCAAGTGCCCGACACCGTCTTCCACCATGGCCGTGTGGGCATCAACACGGACCGGCCAGACGAGGCGCTGGTCGTGCACGGCAACGTCAAGGTCATGGGCTCGCTCATGCACCCCTCAGACCTGCGGGCGAAGGAGCACGTGCAGGAG GTGGACACCATGGAGCAGCTGAAGAGGATCTCGCGCATGCGCCTGGTGCACTACAGATACAAGCCGGAGTTTGCCGCCAGCGCTGGCATCGAGGCGACCGCGGCGCCCGAGACGG GTGTGATCGCCCAGGAGGTGAAGGAGATCCTGCCTGAGGCCGTGAAGGACACTGGAGACGTAGTCTTTGCCAATGGGAAAACTATAGAGAACTTCCTGGTGGTGAACAAG GAGCGCATCTTCATGGAGAACGTGGGTGCTGTGAAGGAGCTGTGCAAGCTGACTGACAACCTGGAGACGCGCATTGATGAGCTGGAGCGCTGGAGCCACAAGCTGGCCAAACTGCGGCGACTTGATAGTCTCAAGTCCACTGGCAGCTCAGGCGCCTTCAG CCATGCAGGGAGCCAGTTCAGCCGGGCGGGCAGCGTCCCCCACAAGAAGAGGCCCCCCAAGGTGGCCAGCAAG TCATCGTCTGTGGTCCCAGACCAGGCCTGCATCAGCCAGCGCTTCCTGCAGGGAACCATCATTGCCCTGGTGGTGGTCATGGCCTTCAG CGTGGTGTCCATGTCCACACTGTACGTGCTGAGCCTGCGTACTGAGGAGGACCTGGTAGAAACTGATGG CTCTTTTGCCGTGTCTACTTCCTGTCTTCTGGCCCTGCTCCGGCCCCAGCACCCTGGGGGGAGCGAGGCCCTGTGCCCATG GTCCAGCCAGAGCTTTGGGACCACTCAGCTCCGACAGTCCCCTGTGACCACTGGGCTGCCAGGCACACAGCCCTCTTTGCTGCTGG TTACCGCCGGCCTGGTCAGCTCAGCTCCGGGTCCAGCCATACGCACTGTGGACCTGTGCTTCAGCCGCCCCTGCCCGGTCGTCTGCTGCTCCTCGTCCACCCCCAGCCCTACTCCTGCCCCTAGTCTTGGCCCCAGCTCTAACCCCAGTCACGGTCTCAGCCCCAGTCCCAGCCCCTCCACCAACCGCTCAG GCCCCAGCCAGATGGCCCTGCTGCCAGTCACCAACATCAGAGCCAAGTCCTGGGGCCTGTCAGCCAATGGCATTGGCCACTTCAAGCATTCAAAGAGCTTGGAGCCTGTGGCTAGCCCTGCAGTCCCCTTCCCTGGGGGGCAGGGCAAAGCCAAGAACAGCCCCAGCCTCGGTCTCCATGGCCGGGCCCGCCGAGGAGCCCCCCAGCCTGGCCTGAGCCCTGTTCAGCCCACTCAGGCCCGGGACCAGCCAG ACCCAGTGCCCTCCCTGACCTCCATCCAGGTGCTGGAGAATTCGATGCCCATCACCTCCCTGTACTGCGCCCCAGGGAATGCCTGCAG GCCTGGCAACTTCACCTACCACATCCCCATCAGCAGCAGCACCCCGCTGCACCTCAGCCTGACCCTGCAGATGAA CTCCTCATCTCCCGTGTCCGTCGTGCTGTGCCGCCTCATGTCAAAGGAGGAGCCGTGTGAGGAGGGGGGCTTTCTGCAGAGCCTTCACACCCACCAGGACACCCAG ggCACTTCCCACCAGTGGCCAGTAACTATCCTGTCCTTCCGTGAATTCACCTACCACTTCCGCGTGGCACTGCTG GGTCAGGCCAACTGCAGCGCGGAGGCTCTGGCCCGGCCAGCCACAGACTACTACTTCCACTTCTACCGCCTGTGTGACTGA
- the MYRF gene encoding myelin regulatory factor isoform X11, with protein sequence MDAPFGDPHLLRTITPETLCHVGVPSRLEHPPPPPAHLPGPPPPPPPPPHYPILQRDLYMKAEPPMPPYAAMGQGLVPTDLHHTQQSQMLHQLLQQHGAELPTHPSKKRKHSESPPNTLNAQMLNGMIKQEPGTVTALPPHPTRAPSPPWPPQGPLSPGPGSLPLSIARVQTPPWHPPGAPSPGLLQDNDSLSGSYLDPNYQSIKWQPHQQNKWATLYDANYKELPMLTYRVDADKGFNFSVGDDAFVCQKKNHFQVTVYIGMLGEPKYVKTPEGLKPLDCFYLKLHGVKLEALNQSINIEQSQSDRSKRPFNPVTVNLPPEQVTKVTVGRLHFSETTANNMRKKGKPNPDQRYFMLVVALQAHAQNQNYTLAAQISERIIVRASNPGQFESDSDVLWQRAQVPDTVFHHGRVGINTDRPDEALVVHGNVKVMGSLMHPSDLRAKEHVQEVDTMEQLKRISRMRLVHYRYKPEFAASAGIEATAAPETGVIAQEVKEILPEAVKDTGDVVFANGKTIENFLVVNKERIFMENVGAVKELCKLTDNLETRIDELERWSHKLAKLRRLDSLKSTGSSGAFSHAGSQFSRAGSVPHKKRPPKVASKSSSVVPDQACISQRFLQGTIIALVVVMAFSVVSMSTLYVLSLRTEEDLVETDGSFAVSTSCLLALLRPQHPGGSEALCPCRSSQSFGTTQLRQSPVTTGLPGTQPSLLLVTAGLVSSAPGPAIRTVDLCFSRPCPVVCCSSSTPSPTPAPSLGPSSNPSHGLSPSPSPSTNRSGPSQMALLPVTNIRAKSWGLSANGIGHFKHSKSLEPVASPAVPFPGGQGKAKNSPSLGLHGRARRGAPQPGLSPVQPTQARDQPDPVPSLTSIQVLENSMPITSLYCAPGNACRPGNFTYHIPISSSTPLHLSLTLQMNSSSPVSVVLCRLMSKEEPCEEGGFLQSLHTHQDTQGTSHQWPVTILSFREFTYHFRVALLGQANCSAEALARPATDYYFHFYRLCD encoded by the exons ATGGACGCGCCCTTCGGCG ACCCCCATCTCCTGCGCACTATAACCCCTGAGACCCTGTGCCACGTGGGAGTGCCCTCCCGCCTGGAGCAcccgcccccacctccagcccaccTGCCAGgccccccaccgcccccgccgcccccaccTCACTACCCTATCCTGCAGCGGGACCTGTACATGAAGGCCGAGCCCCCGATGCCCCCCTATGCCGCCATGGGGCAGGGACTGGTGCCCACCGACCTCCATCACACCCAGCAGTCCCAGATGCTGCACCAGCTGCTGCAGCAACATGGAGCTGA GCTCCCCACACACCCCTCCAAGAAGAGGAAGCACTCCGAATCACCCCCCAACACCCTCAACGCCCAGATGCTGAATGGAATGATCAAACAGGAGCCTGGGACCGTGACAGCCCTGCCCCCGCACCCCACTCGAGCCCCATCCCCACCTTGGCCTCCCCAGGGCCCGCTCTCCCCCGGCCCCGGCTCCTTGCCCCTCAGCATCGCCCGGGTCCAGACGCCGCCTTGGCACCCACCAGGTGCACCCTCACCAG GTCTCCTGCAGGACAATGATAGTCTCAGTGGCTCCTACCTGGACCCCAACTACCAGTCCATCAAGTGGCAGCCGCATCAGCAGAACAAGTGGGCGACACTGTACGACGCGAACTACAAAGAGCT gcccatGCTCACCTACCGCGTGGATGCCGACAAGGGCTTCAACTTTTCGGTGGGCGATGATGCCTTCGTGTGCCAGAAGAAGAACCACTTCCAGGTGACGGTGTACATCGGCATGCTGGGCGAGCCCAAGTACGTCAAGACGCCCGAAGGCCTCAAGCCCCTTGATTGCTTCTACCTGAAGTTGCACGGAGTGAAG CTGGAGGCCCTGAACCAGTCCATCAACATCGAGCAGTCCCAGTCAGACCGAAGCAAGCGCCCCTTCAACCCCGTCAC GGTCAATCTGCCCCCTGAGCAGGTCACGAAGGTGACCGTGGGGCGGTTGCACTTCAGCGAGACCACCGCCAACAACATGCGCAAGAAGGGCAAGCCCAACCCTGACCAGAG GTACTTCATGCTGGTGGTGGCCCTCCAGGCCCACGCACAGAACCAGAACTACACGCTGGCTGCCCAGATCTCGGAGCGCATCATCGTGCGG GCCTCCAATCCAGGCCAGTTTGAGAGTGACAGCGACGTGCTGTGGCAGCGGGCGCAAGTGCCCGACACCGTCTTCCACCATGGCCGTGTGGGCATCAACACGGACCGGCCAGACGAGGCGCTGGTCGTGCACGGCAACGTCAAGGTCATGGGCTCGCTCATGCACCCCTCAGACCTGCGGGCGAAGGAGCACGTGCAGGAG GTGGACACCATGGAGCAGCTGAAGAGGATCTCGCGCATGCGCCTGGTGCACTACAGATACAAGCCGGAGTTTGCCGCCAGCGCTGGCATCGAGGCGACCGCGGCGCCCGAGACGG GTGTGATCGCCCAGGAGGTGAAGGAGATCCTGCCTGAGGCCGTGAAGGACACTGGAGACGTAGTCTTTGCCAATGGGAAAACTATAGAGAACTTCCTGGTGGTGAACAAG GAGCGCATCTTCATGGAGAACGTGGGTGCTGTGAAGGAGCTGTGCAAGCTGACTGACAACCTGGAGACGCGCATTGATGAGCTGGAGCGCTGGAGCCACAAGCTGGCCAAACTGCGGCGACTTGATAGTCTCAAGTCCACTGGCAGCTCAGGCGCCTTCAG CCATGCAGGGAGCCAGTTCAGCCGGGCGGGCAGCGTCCCCCACAAGAAGAGGCCCCCCAAGGTGGCCAGCAAG TCATCGTCTGTGGTCCCAGACCAGGCCTGCATCAGCCAGCGCTTCCTGCAGGGAACCATCATTGCCCTGGTGGTGGTCATGGCCTTCAG CGTGGTGTCCATGTCCACACTGTACGTGCTGAGCCTGCGTACTGAGGAGGACCTGGTAGAAACTGATGG CTCTTTTGCCGTGTCTACTTCCTGTCTTCTGGCCCTGCTCCGGCCCCAGCACCCTGGGGGGAGCGAGGCCCTGTGCCCATG CAGGTCCAGCCAGAGCTTTGGGACCACTCAGCTCCGACAGTCCCCTGTGACCACTGGGCTGCCAGGCACACAGCCCTCTTTGCTGCTGG TTACCGCCGGCCTGGTCAGCTCAGCTCCGGGTCCAGCCATACGCACTGTGGACCTGTGCTTCAGCCGCCCCTGCCCGGTCGTCTGCTGCTCCTCGTCCACCCCCAGCCCTACTCCTGCCCCTAGTCTTGGCCCCAGCTCTAACCCCAGTCACGGTCTCAGCCCCAGTCCCAGCCCCTCCACCAACCGCTCAG GCCCCAGCCAGATGGCCCTGCTGCCAGTCACCAACATCAGAGCCAAGTCCTGGGGCCTGTCAGCCAATGGCATTGGCCACTTCAAGCATTCAAAGAGCTTGGAGCCTGTGGCTAGCCCTGCAGTCCCCTTCCCTGGGGGGCAGGGCAAAGCCAAGAACAGCCCCAGCCTCGGTCTCCATGGCCGGGCCCGCCGAGGAGCCCCCCAGCCTGGCCTGAGCCCTGTTCAGCCCACTCAGGCCCGGGACCAGCCAG ACCCAGTGCCCTCCCTGACCTCCATCCAGGTGCTGGAGAATTCGATGCCCATCACCTCCCTGTACTGCGCCCCAGGGAATGCCTGCAG GCCTGGCAACTTCACCTACCACATCCCCATCAGCAGCAGCACCCCGCTGCACCTCAGCCTGACCCTGCAGATGAA CTCCTCATCTCCCGTGTCCGTCGTGCTGTGCCGCCTCATGTCAAAGGAGGAGCCGTGTGAGGAGGGGGGCTTTCTGCAGAGCCTTCACACCCACCAGGACACCCAG ggCACTTCCCACCAGTGGCCAGTAACTATCCTGTCCTTCCGTGAATTCACCTACCACTTCCGCGTGGCACTGCTG GGTCAGGCCAACTGCAGCGCGGAGGCTCTGGCCCGGCCAGCCACAGACTACTACTTCCACTTCTACCGCCTGTGTGACTGA